A single Drosophila gunungcola strain Sukarami chromosome X unlocalized genomic scaffold, Dgunungcola_SK_2 000036F, whole genome shotgun sequence DNA region contains:
- the LOC128260690 gene encoding uncharacterized protein LOC128260690 has translation MTADRIILLQFSMHCFKIIFIYCICVNVLEHLVQQVQEN, from the coding sequence ATGACTGCCGATCGCATTATCCTGCTGCAGTTCAGCATGCACTGTTTCAAGATCATCTTCATCTACTGCATCTGTGTGAATGTCCTGGAGCATCTCGTTCAGCAGGTCCAGGAAAACTGA